GACCGTGCGGCGCCTCGGCGCGGACGGCGTCTTCCTCGACACTCTCAAGAAGGCCGATCCCGAACTCGTCGCCGCGCTCGACGAGGCACGGCCAGGGATCGGTCTCGAGGGAGAATCGAAACTCGCGACCGAACGGATCGCCGACCACACACTCTCCTGGGCGCAGTGGTTCGCCGACTCCGACACCCCCGGTGTGCTTCGCGCCCGGTGGTTCGAACGCCGCCACATGCAGCACCACATCCGCCGCTGGCATCGCGATCACGCCGCCGAACTCCGCTCAGCCTGGCTCAACGGCGTCGGCGTCATGGTGTGGGAGGTCGTCTTCGGCGCGTGGGTCGGCTGGAACGATCGGGATGCCGCGACGCTGCGCCGTATGCTCCCCGTTCAGCGCGGTTTCCACCGCTGGCTCGTCGACGGAGAGTGGACGCCGCTCACCGTGCTCGACGGCGCGGTCGCCGGGTCCGCCTTCGAGCTCGACGGCGTGACCCTGCTGCTCCTCGCCAACACATCAGAGGACGATGCCGTATACCGTCCTGTCGGCACCGGATGGTCGGCGCTGCACGCGGGCGACACCGCCGAGGCGATCACCGTCCCGGCGGGTGGCATCGCCGCCGCGGTGAGGGTCGACCACGGAACCGTCGTCCCGGACGAGCTCGACGCTGTGCAGGCCGCGCTCGTCGGAGAGACCGTCCACCGCGATGCCTCGTTCGGGCACCGCATCTCACGCCGGGTGGTCGCACCCCGATGGGAAGGCCCGGTCGAGCCGACCTCATTCCGCTCCGTCGCGGTACCCGCCGGCGAGTACACGCTCACCGTGCGATTCCGGATGAGGGAGACCGGCATGTACGACGGCGCACCCTACGTCGACGAGTGGAAGCCGCTCCCGCCACGACTGCACGATCAGCGCACCCTCGACCGGACGGTGGTCGTCGCGCAGCCGGTGCAGATCGCTGCTGCCGAAGTGAGCGAAGCCGAGTACGCCCGATTCCTCGAGGCGATCGGAGAAGTCGCGGATGGCCGTGACCCAGACCGCCCGGTGACGAATGTCACGTTCGCCCGTGCCCGCGAGTACGCTGCCTGGGCCGGGGGACGACTCCCCACCGAAGACGAGTGGCAGCTCGCGGCGACCCGGACGGGCTTCATCCGACGCTCCCCCGAGGTCTGGAACTGGACCGAGTCGGAGCATTCGGACGGCCGCACCCGTTTCGTCATGCTCAAGGGTGGCAGCGCCCACCGCAGCGAGGGCTCGGACTGGTACTTCGACGGTGGTGTGAAGCCACCGGAGTTCAGCGCCAAGCTGCTGTTGCCCGGTCTCGGACAGGATGCGTCGCCGTCGATCGGCTTCCGCATCTGCATCGAGGACAGGCCGTGAGCGCACTCGAGGGCCTTCGGGTCGTGGACGCCTCGACCCTGTTCGCCGGTCCGATGGCTGCGATGCATCTGGGTGACATGGGCGCGGACGTGATCAAGGTCGAGCATCCGAATCGGCCCGACCCGGCGCGCGGTCACGGACCGAGCAAGGATGGGCAGAACCTCTGGTGGAAGACGCTCGGTCGCAACAAGCGCACCGTGGCGATCGATCTGCACACCGACGGCGGGCGCGATGCGTTCCTGCGTCTCGCCCGAACCGCCGACGTCGTGATCGAGAACTTCCGACCAGGCACGCTCGAACGCTGGGGCCTCGACTACGCCGCGCTCTCCGTGGAGAATCCAGGGCTGGTGCTCGCTCGCGTGACCGGGTTCGGACAGATCGGGCCGTACCGGCGCCGGCCGGGATTCGGCACGCTTGCGGAGGCGATGAGCGGGTTCGCCTCCTCCACCGGTGAGCCGGACGGTCCACCGACACTCCCCCCGTTCGGTCTCGCAGACGGGATCGCATCGCTCGCGACGGCCTATGCGATCATGGTCGCTCTGCATGCTCGTGACCGGGACGGCAAGGGGCAGGAGGTCGACGTCGCCATCATCGAACCGATCCTCGCGATGCTCGGCCCCCAGATCACCCGATGGGATCAGCTGGGCACCGTGCAGCCGCGAACCGGAAACCGCTCCGTGAACAACGCGCCCCGCAACGCTTACCGCACGGCCGACGGCTCCTGGGTCGCGGTGTCGACGAGCGCGCAGTCCATCGCCGAACGCGTCGTCACGCTAGTCGGTCGACCCGAACTGGCCGATGAACCGTGGTTCGCGACCGGGGCTGCCCGCGCAGAGCACGCCGACCTCCTCGATGATGCTGTCGGCTCATGGATCGCCCAGCGCTCCCGTGACGAGGTCGTCGCCGCGTTCGAGGCGGCCGATGCTGCGGTCGCACCGATCTACGATCCGTCCGACATCGTCGCCGATCCGCAGTTCAACGCGCTCGGCACCATCCACCGCATCCACGATGCCGATCTCGGCGAGATCGCGATGCAGGGCCCGCTGTTCCGGCTCTCGCAGGATGACGCGACGATCGGGTTCACCGGTCGTGCCCACGGTGCGGACACGGATGCCGTGCTGGTGGAGCTGGGATACTCCGACGACGAGCTCACGGCACTGCGCGAGGAAGGAAGCATCGGATGACGCGATCGATCATCGTCGCGCTGTACGCACCAGCCGATCGGCCCGAACGTTTCGAGAAGGCGCTGAACGCGGGGGCGGATGTCGTGATCGTCGACCTCGAGGATGCCGTCGCGGCATCGCACAAGGCGGATGCCCGCGCGGCGCTCACCGACTTCGCGGCGGTGTGGGAGGCCTGCGGTGCGAATGCGCCCGCGGTGCAGGTGCGGGTCAACGGCATCGGATCACGTTCGCACGACGCCGATCTCGCGGCGGTGGACGCGCTGCCGGTCGCATTCGGGGTGCGCCTGCCGAAGACGCAATCTTCCGAGGATGTCGACGCACTCCGTGCCGCGTTGCCCGGCCGCGAGGTGCACGCGCTCCTCGAGTCGGCGCTCTCGATCGAGCGCGCGTTCGAGATCGCCTGCTCTGGTGTCTCCTCGATAGCGACGGGTGAAGCAGATCTACGGGC
The DNA window shown above is from Microbacterium murale and carries:
- a CDS encoding HpcH/HpaI aldolase/citrate lyase family protein — its product is MTRSIIVALYAPADRPERFEKALNAGADVVIVDLEDAVAASHKADARAALTDFAAVWEACGANAPAVQVRVNGIGSRSHDADLAAVDALPVAFGVRLPKTQSSEDVDALRAALPGREVHALLESALSIERAFEIACSGVSSIATGEADLRAELGVPAGPEGEAGLAWSRSRIVNAAAAAGLPAPLMAVFAGVADLDGLEASCRAGRALGFAGRTAVHPRQLDVIRRVFTPDATEIARAQSIVDRVRSAAADGTGAFVLEDGTFIDIAMVRAAERVLASTRR
- a CDS encoding CaiB/BaiF CoA transferase family protein, which translates into the protein MSALEGLRVVDASTLFAGPMAAMHLGDMGADVIKVEHPNRPDPARGHGPSKDGQNLWWKTLGRNKRTVAIDLHTDGGRDAFLRLARTADVVIENFRPGTLERWGLDYAALSVENPGLVLARVTGFGQIGPYRRRPGFGTLAEAMSGFASSTGEPDGPPTLPPFGLADGIASLATAYAIMVALHARDRDGKGQEVDVAIIEPILAMLGPQITRWDQLGTVQPRTGNRSVNNAPRNAYRTADGSWVAVSTSAQSIAERVVTLVGRPELADEPWFATGAARAEHADLLDDAVGSWIAQRSRDEVVAAFEAADAAVAPIYDPSDIVADPQFNALGTIHRIHDADLGEIAMQGPLFRLSQDDATIGFTGRAHGADTDAVLVELGYSDDELTALREEGSIG
- a CDS encoding SUMF1/EgtB/PvdO family nonheme iron enzyme, producing the protein MSAGFDPLHPRELDLPTPVPLDIDLTTGDAATALDDAKIFAAPSDPADLERWRTQLTAWREGARQRHGEPTRYDDPASAWASRCFTVAQTWLWDELFFDFEAQRFTPERFLADARERFGGLDGVVLWHAYPVIGIDDRNQWDFYDVPGLADVAAELRAAGVAVFLDYNPWDTGTRRAGDDSSQLAATVRRLGADGVFLDTLKKADPELVAALDEARPGIGLEGESKLATERIADHTLSWAQWFADSDTPGVLRARWFERRHMQHHIRRWHRDHAAELRSAWLNGVGVMVWEVVFGAWVGWNDRDAATLRRMLPVQRGFHRWLVDGEWTPLTVLDGAVAGSAFELDGVTLLLLANTSEDDAVYRPVGTGWSALHAGDTAEAITVPAGGIAAAVRVDHGTVVPDELDAVQAALVGETVHRDASFGHRISRRVVAPRWEGPVEPTSFRSVAVPAGEYTLTVRFRMRETGMYDGAPYVDEWKPLPPRLHDQRTLDRTVVVAQPVQIAAAEVSEAEYARFLEAIGEVADGRDPDRPVTNVTFARAREYAAWAGGRLPTEDEWQLAATRTGFIRRSPEVWNWTESEHSDGRTRFVMLKGGSAHRSEGSDWYFDGGVKPPEFSAKLLLPGLGQDASPSIGFRICIEDRP